One Rhodoferax sp. GW822-FHT02A01 genomic window, GCCTGCAAGCAGCGTGAAGTGGATGAACGCATCGTGCTGGACGATGCCGCCGTAGTCGCTCTGGTGGACAAACTGATCAAGCAACGCAAGGACTCGGTTGCCGCCTACGAAGGCGCAGGTCGCCAGGACCTGGCCGACAAGGAATCCGCCGAAATCAAGGTACTGCAGGTCTACCTGCCCCAGCGCATGTCCGCCGACGAGGTGCTGGTCGAAGTCAAAGCCATCGTTGCCGAACTGGGCGCCAAGGGGCCTGGAGATATGGGCAAGGTGATGGGTATGGTGAAGACGCGACTTGCTGGGAAGGCGGAGATGGCTGTTGTTTCTTCGGCTGTTAAGGCTGCGCTGGCCTGAGTTTCAATCAGCTCCCAGCAACCTTCATCTTGTTGATCAAGACGGACCCCACCGTCTTGGCCCCATAGTTGTAGGTATCCGCGCCAATCGCCTCAACGCCCTTGAACATGGCTTTCATGTTGCCGGCAATGGTGATCTCGTGGACGGGGAACTTGATGCGGCCTTTTTCGACCCAGAAGCCGCTGGCGCCACGCGAGTAGTCGCCGGTGACGTAGTTCACGCCCTGCCCCATCAGCTCGGTCACAAACAGGCCGGTGCCCAGGCGCTGCAGCATGGCGTCCAGGTCGTCGCCGGCCTGGGTCAGGCGCGAGGTGAAGGTGAGATTGTGGGAGCCGCCGGAATTGCCGGTGGTGCGCATGCCCAGTTTGCGGGCGGAGTAGCTGCTGAGGAAATAGCCGCCCACCTTGCCCGCTTCCACCACCTGGCGCGCCTGCACCCGCACACCCTCGTCATCGAAGGGCGAGCTGCCCTTGCCGCCCAGGATGAAGGGGTCTTCAAAAATGTCGATGTGCTTGGGAAACACCTGCTTGCCCAGGCTGTCGAGCAGGAAGGTGCTCTTGCGGTACAAGGCACCGCCACTCACCGCTTGCACAAAGGCACCCAACAAACCCGCTGCCAAAGGGGACTCGAACAGCACCGGGCATTCCACGGTCGCGATCTTGCGTGCCTTGAGACGGCTCAAGGCGCGCTCCGCCGCGTAACGGCCCACGGCCTCGGGGAACGCCAACTCTTCGGCGCGGCGCTGCGAGCTGTACCAGGCATCGCGCTGCATGTCGTCGCCCTTGCCGGCAATGGGTGAAACCGACAGCGAATGGCGCGAGGTGGCGTAGCCGCCGCGAAAGCCGTGGGTATGGGCGCTGAAGAATTGCGACTGCTGGGCCGACACGGCAGCGCCTTCGCTGTTGGTGATGCGCTTGTCCACGGACAAGGCGGCAGCTTCGCATTGCAGTGCCAGTTGGGCCGCCTGCTCGCTGGTAACAGCCCAGGGGTGGAACAGGTCCAGGTCACGCTTGCGGTCCGCCACGGGGGAAATATCTGCCTCATCGGGAAGGCTGGCAAACGGGTCTTCGGCGGTAAAACGGGCGATGTCGTAGGCCGCACGCACGGTCTGCGCGATGGCCGCATCGGAAAAGTCGGAGGTGCTGGCGTTGCCGCGTCGGTGTCCCACATAGACCGTGACGCCCAGCGACTTGTCGCGGTTGCGCTCCACATTCTCCAGTTCGCCATTGCGCACGGAGACGCTCAGGCCACAGCCTTCGGATACTTCCACACCGGC contains:
- a CDS encoding GatB/YqeY domain-containing protein encodes the protein MSLKDQITEDMKTAMRAKDSERLGTIRLLLAACKQREVDERIVLDDAAVVALVDKLIKQRKDSVAAYEGAGRQDLADKESAEIKVLQVYLPQRMSADEVLVEVKAIVAELGAKGPGDMGKVMGMVKTRLAGKAEMAVVSSAVKAALA
- the pmbA gene encoding metalloprotease PmbA, translating into MKKHPTSRQAAPSKPTSTALRSAKPSDSGFAYTLPFFESLADKALAEARKAGATDAGVEVSEGCGLSVSVRNGELENVERNRDKSLGVTVYVGHRRGNASTSDFSDAAIAQTVRAAYDIARFTAEDPFASLPDEADISPVADRKRDLDLFHPWAVTSEQAAQLALQCEAAALSVDKRITNSEGAAVSAQQSQFFSAHTHGFRGGYATSRHSLSVSPIAGKGDDMQRDAWYSSQRRAEELAFPEAVGRYAAERALSRLKARKIATVECPVLFESPLAAGLLGAFVQAVSGGALYRKSTFLLDSLGKQVFPKHIDIFEDPFILGGKGSSPFDDEGVRVQARQVVEAGKVGGYFLSSYSARKLGMRTTGNSGGSHNLTFTSRLTQAGDDLDAMLQRLGTGLFVTELMGQGVNYVTGDYSRGASGFWVEKGRIKFPVHEITIAGNMKAMFKGVEAIGADTYNYGAKTVGSVLINKMKVAGS